One stretch of Bosea vaviloviae DNA includes these proteins:
- a CDS encoding ADYC domain-containing protein produces MRVLILLLALLATPAIAQTRQVTGVEAHEGAFRVSLSDGTMREREALAGMVLVYQQGDQRIRIRIRIAGIRQDPTDTTGRRLLHDFRDAATAEPLCQPAPDGTREGFPIAGRADATGAISMAEPGAFEIVCTSGAQGKCVRFGYGPWQSQPDGASMAEIYNACIHMVRGDYCGLGEGTTRDGMSIDLYDIHAIQKPENSPSQAFEAGWGPHGAVCVRHVRVKENTSLERLAATCPRLAGKLGEGCTEASARAAGAKLFNRSTP; encoded by the coding sequence TTGCGTGTCCTCATCCTCCTCCTCGCTCTGCTCGCCACCCCCGCCATCGCCCAAACCCGCCAGGTCACCGGCGTCGAGGCGCATGAGGGCGCGTTTCGCGTCAGCTTAAGCGACGGGACAATGCGCGAGCGCGAGGCGCTGGCCGGGATGGTGCTGGTCTACCAGCAGGGCGACCAGCGCATCCGCATCCGCATCCGCATCGCCGGCATCAGGCAGGACCCGACCGACACGACCGGCCGCCGCCTGCTGCACGACTTTCGCGACGCCGCGACTGCCGAACCGCTCTGCCAGCCCGCGCCGGACGGCACGCGCGAGGGCTTTCCGATCGCCGGCCGCGCCGATGCGACCGGCGCGATCAGTATGGCCGAACCGGGCGCCTTCGAGATCGTCTGCACCTCGGGCGCGCAGGGCAAATGCGTCCGCTTCGGATACGGCCCGTGGCAAAGCCAGCCCGATGGTGCGAGCATGGCCGAGATCTACAATGCCTGCATCCACATGGTGCGCGGCGACTATTGCGGCCTGGGCGAGGGCACGACGCGCGACGGCATGTCTATCGACCTCTACGACATCCACGCCATCCAGAAGCCGGAGAACAGCCCGAGCCAGGCGTTCGAGGCCGGCTGGGGCCCGCACGGGGCAGTCTGCGTGCGCCATGTCCGGGTCAAGGAAAACACCTCGCTGGAGCGCCTGGCCGCAACCTGCCCGCGCCTCGCCGGCAAGCTCGGCGAGGGCTGTACGGAGGCAAGTGCGCGGGCCGCCGGCGCGAAGCTGTTCAATCGCTCCACGCCGTGA
- a CDS encoding ABC transporter substrate-binding protein produces the protein MPIDRRNALKGAAALAASGFMPNRAFSQSRANILRFIPSTPLPSLDPITATSYVIRNHGYLIYDTLFATDAQFGIKPQMVEAWETSPDGLKWSFRLRDGLTFHDDEPVRAQDCIASIARWSKRDAFGQTFATFVEGYDVVDQRTFAIRLKKPFPMMTAALGKLSSNVPFIMPERVAMTDHLKNITEAVGSGPWRFMDKQWVPGQNAIYERFGKYKPREEAPSWAAGGKVAKIDRIEWVALTEASAAVGALMQGEVDWYEQPPVDLLPVLKGNKDIAIENVPLGLFLLMRFNQMQPPFNNPGIRRAVMMAVNQTDYMEAVVGNKDYYKEAKTFLTPGSPMSTGAGGAEAMQANLEKAKAMLKEAGYKGEKVVLLAPADQPIAYQQCLVTEDLFKKLGINAELVATDWASFIGRRANRGAPEQGGWSAFHTLWSCADTLNPALHPLMRANGGAAWFGWPDDPTMEGLRDQWIAEPDAGKQKEIAASLERRAFEVVPYVPAGLVQQPMAFRKSLTGMVLSPVQFFWNMEKKV, from the coding sequence ATGCCGATCGATCGCCGCAATGCCTTGAAGGGAGCGGCCGCGCTCGCCGCTTCCGGTTTCATGCCGAACCGGGCTTTTTCGCAAAGCCGGGCCAATATCCTGCGCTTTATCCCGTCGACGCCCCTGCCGTCGCTCGATCCGATCACGGCGACGAGCTATGTCATCCGCAATCACGGCTATCTGATATATGATACCCTGTTCGCGACGGATGCCCAGTTCGGCATCAAGCCACAGATGGTCGAGGCCTGGGAGACCAGCCCAGACGGCCTGAAGTGGAGCTTCCGTCTGCGCGACGGCCTGACCTTTCATGACGACGAGCCGGTGCGCGCGCAAGATTGCATTGCCTCGATCGCGCGCTGGTCGAAGCGCGACGCCTTCGGCCAGACCTTCGCAACCTTCGTCGAGGGCTACGACGTCGTCGATCAGCGGACCTTCGCCATTCGGCTGAAGAAGCCCTTCCCGATGATGACCGCGGCGCTCGGCAAGCTGTCCTCCAACGTGCCGTTCATCATGCCCGAGCGGGTGGCGATGACGGACCATTTGAAGAACATCACCGAGGCGGTTGGCTCCGGTCCCTGGCGCTTCATGGACAAGCAATGGGTGCCGGGCCAGAACGCGATCTATGAGCGCTTCGGCAAGTACAAGCCGCGCGAGGAAGCGCCGTCCTGGGCCGCTGGCGGCAAGGTCGCCAAGATCGACCGCATCGAGTGGGTGGCGCTGACGGAAGCCTCCGCGGCGGTCGGCGCGCTGATGCAGGGTGAGGTCGACTGGTACGAGCAGCCGCCGGTCGATCTCTTGCCCGTGCTCAAGGGCAACAAGGACATCGCGATCGAGAACGTGCCGCTCGGCCTGTTCCTGCTGATGCGCTTCAACCAGATGCAGCCACCCTTCAACAATCCCGGCATTCGCCGCGCCGTGATGATGGCGGTCAACCAGACCGACTACATGGAGGCCGTCGTCGGCAACAAGGACTACTACAAGGAGGCCAAGACCTTCCTCACGCCCGGCTCGCCGATGTCGACCGGGGCGGGCGGCGCGGAAGCGATGCAGGCCAATCTCGAGAAGGCCAAGGCCATGCTCAAGGAGGCCGGTTACAAGGGCGAGAAGGTCGTGCTGCTCGCGCCGGCCGACCAGCCGATCGCCTATCAGCAATGCCTCGTCACCGAGGATCTGTTCAAGAAGCTCGGCATCAATGCGGAGCTCGTCGCCACCGATTGGGCAAGCTTCATCGGCCGGCGCGCCAATCGCGGCGCGCCCGAGCAGGGTGGCTGGTCGGCTTTCCACACGCTCTGGTCCTGCGCCGATACGCTCAACCCAGCGCTGCATCCGCTGATGCGCGCCAATGGCGGCGCCGCCTGGTTCGGCTGGCCGGACGACCCGACGATGGAAGGCCTGCGCGATCAGTGGATCGCGGAGCCGGATGCGGGAAAGCAGAAGGAGATCGCGGCCTCGCTGGAGCGGCGCGCCTTCGAGGTCGTGCCCTATGTCCCGGCCGGGCTGGTGCAGCAGCCGATGGCCTTCCGCAAGAGCCTGACCGGCATGGTGCTCTCGCCGGTGCAGTTCTTCTGGAACATGGAGAAGAAGGTCTGA
- a CDS encoding RidA family protein, which translates to MRRLISTGSPFETAFGYSRAVIDGDLIFVSGTTGYDYASMTLPEDAAEQARNIFRTLDAVLAEAGSSLAQVVRAQYFVIDRAYCEPVLSVCGEVFGQIRPAAGIYVVAGLLKPEMKIEIEVTARLVS; encoded by the coding sequence ATGCGCCGCCTCATCTCCACCGGTTCGCCCTTCGAGACCGCCTTCGGCTATTCCCGCGCCGTGATCGACGGCGATCTCATCTTCGTCTCCGGCACGACCGGCTATGACTACGCCAGCATGACCTTGCCGGAGGATGCAGCCGAGCAGGCGCGCAATATTTTCCGCACGCTCGATGCCGTGCTGGCGGAGGCCGGTTCGTCGCTCGCCCAGGTGGTGCGGGCGCAGTATTTCGTCATCGACCGTGCCTATTGCGAGCCGGTGCTGAGCGTGTGCGGCGAAGTCTTCGGGCAGATCCGCCCGGCTGCGGGCATCTATGTCGTCGCCGGGCTGCTCAAGCCCGAGATGAAGATCGAGATCGAGGTCACGGCGCGGCTGGTGTCGTGA
- a CDS encoding lytic murein transglycosylase, with protein MRALTLALPLILIASAAQADFQSCLAGLRSEATSKGVSGATFDRAMAGVQPDMKVIEAMNNQPEFKTPIWDYLGTLVDDEKVAEGRAMLRQHAATLAAAESRFGVDRHTIVAVWGVESDFGKARGKMPLVQALSTGACLAPRRNAFFKGELIATLQIIQRGDVSADRLFGSWAGAFGHTQFIPSTYLRLAVDGDGDGRRDLVDSIPDALHSTANFMAKAGWVTGAPWGYEVKVPSGYSGSTGRNPKQPVSSWAARGIVKFDGSALTGSGNAGLLMPAGREGPAFLVFKNYDAAYSYNGADSYALAISLLSDRIRGRPGVQGQWPTDDLPLSREQRRELQRLLIARGHDVGEPDGAVGALTRAAIKQIEAKIGMTQTGRPGEKVLRALKSGRV; from the coding sequence ATGCGCGCATTGACCTTGGCCCTGCCTCTGATCCTCATCGCCTCGGCAGCGCAGGCGGATTTCCAATCCTGCCTTGCGGGCCTGCGTTCGGAGGCGACCTCCAAGGGCGTCTCCGGCGCCACCTTCGACCGCGCCATGGCGGGCGTTCAGCCCGACATGAAGGTGATCGAGGCGATGAACAACCAGCCGGAGTTCAAGACGCCGATCTGGGACTATCTCGGCACGCTGGTCGATGACGAGAAGGTCGCGGAAGGCCGCGCCATGCTGCGCCAGCATGCCGCGACGCTCGCCGCCGCCGAAAGCCGCTTCGGCGTCGACCGTCACACCATTGTCGCGGTCTGGGGCGTCGAGAGCGATTTCGGCAAGGCGCGGGGCAAGATGCCGCTCGTCCAGGCGCTCTCGACCGGGGCCTGCCTCGCGCCGCGCCGCAACGCCTTCTTCAAGGGGGAGCTGATCGCGACGCTGCAGATCATCCAGCGCGGCGACGTCTCGGCCGATCGGTTGTTCGGCTCCTGGGCCGGCGCCTTCGGCCATACCCAGTTCATCCCCTCGACCTATCTGCGCCTGGCTGTCGATGGCGATGGCGACGGCCGGCGCGATCTGGTCGATTCGATTCCCGACGCGCTGCATTCGACCGCGAACTTCATGGCCAAGGCGGGTTGGGTCACCGGCGCGCCCTGGGGCTATGAGGTCAAGGTGCCATCAGGCTATTCCGGCTCGACCGGGCGCAACCCCAAGCAGCCGGTCTCGTCCTGGGCGGCGCGCGGCATCGTCAAATTCGACGGCTCGGCGCTGACCGGCTCCGGCAATGCCGGGCTTTTGATGCCGGCGGGGCGCGAGGGGCCGGCCTTCCTCGTCTTCAAGAACTATGACGCGGCCTACAGCTACAACGGCGCGGACTCCTATGCTCTGGCCATCTCGCTCCTGTCCGACCGTATTCGCGGTCGGCCCGGCGTGCAGGGCCAGTGGCCGACCGACGATCTGCCGCTCTCGCGCGAACAGCGTCGCGAGCTCCAGCGCCTGCTGATCGCGCGCGGCCATGATGTCGGCGAGCCGGACGGCGCCGTCGGTGCGCTGACGCGGGCGGCGATCAAGCAGATCGAGGCCAAGATCGGCATGACGCAGACCGGCCGGCCGGGCGAAAAGGTGCTGCGCGCGCTGAAGAGCGGGCGGGTGTAG